A window of the Brassica napus cultivar Da-Ae chromosome C5, Da-Ae, whole genome shotgun sequence genome harbors these coding sequences:
- the LOC111207936 gene encoding universal stress protein PHOS32-like: MVKARTVGVGMDYSPTSKSALRWTAENLLDDGDTIILIHVQPQNAEHTRKILFEETGSPLIPLEEFREVNFSKQYGLAYDPEVLDVLDTLSRAKKVKVVAKVYWGDPREKLCDAVENLKLDSIVLGSRGLGPLKRMLLGSVSNHVVTNATCPVTVVKAN; encoded by the exons aTGGTTAAAGCACGTACGGTGGGTGTGGGAATGGATTACTCTCCAACGAGCAAATCGGCTCTTCGGTGGACGGCTGAGAATCTCCTTGACGATGGAGACACCATCATTTTGATTCATGTTCAACCCCAAAACGCTGAGCACACCCGCAAAATCCTCTTTGAGGAAACCGGTTCAC CTTTGATTCCCCTGGAAGAATTTAGAGAGGTTAATTTCTCTAAACAGTATGGACTTGCTTATGATCCGGAAGTTCTTGATGTTCTTGATACTCTCTCTAGGGCAAAGAAG gTGAAGGTGGTGGCAAAAGTGTATTGGGGAGATCCAAGGGAGAAACTTTGCGATGCCGTCGAAAATCTAAAACTCGATTCTATTGTTCTTGGCAGTCGAGGCTTGGGTCCTCTCAAAAG gaTGTTACTGGGTAGTGTGAGCAATCATGTGGTGACAAATGCAACATGTCCAGTCACGGTTGTTAAAGCCAATTAA
- the LOC106454438 gene encoding ABC transporter F family member 4-like, which translates to MRTIIIVKINVWLLQSRFLEEKMPRSLKKSVKLSLKHVRIRSSTSSFKPGSRSIERDQRIEFLGRENGVREEENDGDSSSEYEEFEEEEGVEGEGEIEIEEEEQDDDGKSVVSGGKTEREEEIIEVEAVEAAKEEITEAGNRVMVVVDKVVASTGALEWALKHTLQSHDYLFLLYFSKPFRKGKKKNRKREVKTDELVHTLKKLCQTKRPGIEVEIRRLEGKEKEKGEKIVAEAKEQQVTLLVVGEEKKPPVWRLVKRWGWKKRRSRAGVLKYCLEKASCMTIAVKPKNRKLGGYLITTKRHKNFWLLA; encoded by the exons ATGCGGACAATAATAATAGTCAAGATCAATGTATGGTTGTTACAATCAAGATTCTTAGAAGAAAAGATGCCTAGATCGCTAAAGAAATCAGTAAAGTTGAGTTTAAAACATGTAAGGATCCGTTCATCAACATCCAGTTTCAAACCTGGTTCTCGTTCCATAGAGAGGGACCAAAGAATCGAGTTTCTTGGAAGAGAAAATGGCGTTAGAGAAGAGGAAAACGATGGTGACAGTAGTAGCGAGTATGAAGAATTTGAAGAGGAGGAAGGTgtagaaggagaaggagaaatAGAAATAGAAGAAGAGGAACAAGATGATGATGGAAAAAGCGTTGTAAGCGGTGGCAAAACTGAACGTGAAGAAGAGATAATAGAAGTGGAAGCGGTGGAAGCAGCAAAGGAGGAGATCACTGAGGCAGGGAATAGagtgatggtggtggtggataAAGTGGTTGCTTCAACTGGTGCTCTTGAATGGGCTTTGAAGCACACACTACAATCACATGACTATCTTTTCCTCTTATATTTCTCCAAACCCTTTAGAAAAG GCAAGAAGAAGAATCGGAAACGTGAAGTAAAGACCGATGAACTCGTCCACACTTTAAAGAAACTCTGCCAAACAAAGCGACCAGGG ATAGAGGTAGAGATAAGGAGACTAGAaggaaaagagaaagagaaaggagagaagATAGTGGCAGAAGCTAAAGAACAACAAGTGACTCTCTTagtggttggagaagagaagaaaccgCCGGTTTGGAGACTAGTGAAGCGTTGGGGATGGAAGAAACGACGTAGCCGAGCTGGAGTTCTCAAGTATTGCTTAGAGAAGGCTTCATGTATGACCATTGCTGTTAAACCAAAGAACCGTAAGCTTGGTGGTTACTTGATCACTACCAAACGTCACAAGAACTTTTGGCTTTTGGCTTGA
- the BNAA05G32510D gene encoding uncharacterized protein BNAA05G32510D, whose translation MGNYVSCALSKTTSSNSSSSSPAAKVILPDGEVRDINVPTKAAELMMEMSSHFLVNVKSLKTGRKFIPLAADDDLDVGGCHVYVAFPMTRVASAANASDMARIFMAGKKRLRSCDNRKVSPEEEEDENARLVKGTKLNLEDIEDFSAVEFMHRISVSKSKKPELETIVEENVSL comes from the coding sequence ATGGGCAACTACGTTTCATGCGCTCTAAGCAAAACGACTTCATctaattcatcatcatcatcaccggcGGCTAAAGTAATTCTCCCGGACGGTGAAGTACGTGACATCAACGTACCAACAAAAGCAGCCGAGCTCATGATGGAGATGTCAAGCCATTTTCTCGTTAACGTCAAGTCCTTAAAAACAGGTCGTAAATTCATCCCTCTCGCAGCCGACGACGACCTAGACGTTGGAGGCTGCCATGTATACGTCGCGTTCCCCATGACCCGTGTGGCTTCCGCAGCCAATGCATCCGACATGGCTCGGATCTTCATGGCCGGCAAGAAACGTTTGAGAAGCTGTGACAATAGGAAAGTGTCTccagaggaggaggaagatgaaaACGCGAGGTTGGTTAAGGGAACGAAGCTGAATCTTGAAGATATAGAAGATTTCTCGGCGGTGGAGTTTATGCATAGGATCTCTGTTTCCAAATCTAAGAAGCCAGAGTTGGAGACAATTGTCGAAGAAAACGTGTCGTTGTAA